A single genomic interval of Carassius auratus strain Wakin chromosome 30, ASM336829v1, whole genome shotgun sequence harbors:
- the LOC113049807 gene encoding uncharacterized protein LOC113049807, giving the protein MLSNPLAEQKGPEQVPASAAGPCHRAALSPLYQEQLAIGCRETSREETESGDKTRPSDLSLKEVHLENEGALKPMTFDPKSSNFGVNPSSTSMHMCNKQEANFRDQRWPSASFSSPPPAGPSGEQLGVLERFLVSHQTEMKRLLTDTFGSLTQRLEAVERRMDQLCSQSSAHTRSLAQLHSKVGQLGRDLSFGCPVTPSVSSACGRGVDAEVAKDYKGIISNISSPETKKHSVCSWAMSTPFQPSQSPDHKSKDLSCQDLSENYSSSSSSCGILRTCRSEQKDNCLQGNYSPVSDFEDLDMELEAEKDRVALNVLVDSVLSSSDDKGSQGLPCIQEVLSSAIVENDKTGQEGEDTLYNQCLHGPENPRVPSVQFFRSSAPSGLRSNTITDHHCSFSKAVNSKPSGKPAALTDSSKDECETIQQQSFSQITFPFSTKPLGAQPNPDESKACSVLFQTSNKKEAAILDKIEMNGLFHSTATSLSNITSVSDHVHTSRDVDELTETNAGDSEENTKIGNKGQSFDGQSSNISHSKDSPFQGSSVLPYCELALPKQLVKGVGDQQSLGSLFAFYQAHSSSHLSAPRNGCSKPFLDSDTNKLLNRLSDTAYRLVSRSCSSSNSDRWTGCSRTGSKLKDCGGKKQNLPGFPALKVGETLSLSFFEQAGGMSKHWQPILEDLILPVSPRLTGTLACPSDALPVHLDKDSAGCPSLSQLFRPSSPPLSTFSKGSFSGAGVSTVLALSSPASFRLWFRHRRINFPLMQLSRPGIHTVVSRILGRSKCRPFRPLVDFTAPPGIDNDHHYIRRSSQEASPSRKRASARKATSSLSLCHLSKNHLTPERSLDHPSRHSISPKSARMDGSPTESVPSYAIASANVKYPGLHNRGTSTEINQVELYDTNNEAQGGSKRSKRVSQIRIRKTVPKPDNNLTPMGLPKPKRLKKKEFSLEEIYTNKNYKSPTPNRSLETIFEEPKEKNGSLVCIGHQKRKRVLDFPDFTLPRKRKAKTNLGPLRVKGPRGRARRGRHDDVDLDVLLIEKLTELEDYFSRQGLEV; this is encoded by the exons ATGTTGTCCAATCCTCTGGCTGAGCAGAAAGGTCCAGAGCAGGTGCCTGCGTCTGCGGCTGGTCCATGCCACCGTGCTGCTCTTTCTCCACTGTATCAGGAACAGCTGGCCATAGGATGCAGAGAAACCAGCAGAGAGGAGACTGAATCTGGTGACAAAACACGACCCTCAGACTTGAGCTTGAAGGAAGTTCATCTGGAAAATGAAGGAGCTCTGAAACCGATGACGTTTGATCCAAAAAGTAGTAACTTTGGAGTCAATCCTAGTTCGACTTCCATGCACATGTGTAATAAGCAAG AGGCCAATTTTAGGGATCAGCGATGGCCCTCTGCCAGCTTCAGTTCACCTCCTCCAGCTGGACCATCCGGAGAGCAGCTTGGAGTTCTGGAACGATTTCTTGTGTCCCATCAAACTGAGATGAAGCGTCTGCTGACTGATACCTTTGGATCTCTGACCCAGCGTCTTGAGGCAGTGGAGAGGAGGATGGACCAGCTGTGTTCACAAAGCAGTGCACATACTCGCAGTTTAGCTCAGCTGCACAGTAAAGTTGGCCAGCTGGGAAGAGACTTATCCTTTGGCTGTCCAGTTACTCCAAGTGTTTCATCAGCTTGCGGTCGTG GAGTGGATGCGGAAGTGGCAAAAGACTACAAAGGAATAATCTCAAATATCTCTTCTCCTGAAACTAAGAAGCACTCTGTGTGTTCTTGGGCAATGTCTACTCCTTTCCAGCCCAGCCAAAGTCCTGATCATAAGTCCAAGGACCTAAGCTGTCAAGATCTAAGTGAAAATTATAGCAGCTCCAGTTCATCATGTGGCATTCTAAGAACATGCCGTTCAGAACAAAAAGACAATTGTTTGCAGGGTAACTACTCGCCTGTTTCTGATTTTGAAGACCTGGATATGGAACTGGAAGCTGAGAAGGACAGAGTCGCCTTAAACGTATTGGTGGATTCTGTGCTTAGCAGCTCAGATGACAAAGGCAGCCAGGGACTTCCTTGTATTCAAGAAGTACTGTCGTCTGCTATTGTGGAGAATGATAAAACTGGTCAGGAAGGAGAAGACACCTTGTATAATCAGTGTTTACATGGTCCTGAAAACCCTCGGGTGCCTTCCGTTCAGTTTTTCAGATCTTCAGCTCCTAGTGGCTTAAGATCAAACACAATTACAGATCATCATTGTTCATTTTCAAAAGCAGTGAACTCAAAGCCCTCTGGGAAACCAGCAGCATTGACAGATTCTTCTAAAGATGAGTGTGAAACAATCCAGCAGCAGTCCTTTAGTCAAATTACCTTCCCTTTCTCCACTAAGCCTCTAGGAGCACAACCCAATCCTGATGAATCCAAGGCTTGTTCAGTTCTCTTTCAGACTTCTAATAAGAAAGAAGCAGCGATCTTGGACAAGATCGAAATGAATGGTCTTTTTCATTCTACTGCTACCTCGTTGAGTAATATTACTTCAGTCTCGGATCACGTCCATACATCAAGGGATGTAGATGAATTGACAGAGACAAATGCTGGAGATTCTGAGGAGAACACAAAGATAGGGAATAAGGGACAAAGTTTTGATGGTCAGTCCTCAAATATATCACACTCAAAGGATAGCCCTTTTCAAGGGTCATCAGTCCTGCCATACTGTGAACTTGCTTTGCCGAAACAATTGGTAAAAGGTGTAGGTGACCAACAATCACTAGGTTCGCTTTTTGCATTTTATCAAGCACACTCCAGTTCACATCTCTCGGCCCCAAGAAATGGGTGCTCCAAACCATTTTTAGACAGCGATACTAACAAACTGTTGAATCGGCTCTCAGATACCGCCTATCGCTTGGTATCCAGAAGCTGTTCCTCTAGCAACTCGGACAGATGGACTGGTTGCAGCAGGACTGGATCCAAACTCAAAGACTGTGGTGGAAAGAAACAAAACCTTCCTGGATTTCCCGCTCTTAAAGTTGGAGAAACCCTCTCTCTGTCCTTCTTTGAGCAGGCAGGAGGGATGTCCAAACATTGGCAGCCGATTCTTGAGGACTTGATACTTCCTGTGTCTCCTCGATTAACTGGTACACTAGCTTGTCCTTCAGATGCTTTACCTGTCCACCTGGATAAAGACTCTGCAGGTTGTCCTAGTTTATCTCAGCTTTTTCGCCCCAGCAGTCCGCCTTTGTCTACTTTTAGCAAAGGAAGCTTCTCTGGGGCAGGTGTTAGTACCGTCCTGGCTTTATCTTCTCCAGCTTCCTTCAGACTGTGGTTTCGACACCGGCGAATCAACTTTCCTCTCATGCAGTTGTCACGTCCTGGTATCCATACGGTTGTGAGTCGGATTTTGGGGAGGAGCAAATGTCGTCCTTTTCGACCTCTGGTTGACTTCACAGCCCCGCCAGGCATAGACAACGATCACCA CTATATACGCCGATCCAGTCAAGAAGCTTCACCCAGCAGGAAAAGAGCTTCAGCACG GAAAGCCACCTCATCCCTATCATTGTGTCATCTGTCAAAAAATCATCTCACACCAGAAAGGAGCCTAGATCACCCCTCTCGGCACAGCATCAGCCCCAAATCGGCAAGAATGGATGGATCCCCCACTGAATCTGTGCCTAGTTATGCTATTGCCAGTGCAAATGTCAAATACCCTGGTTTGCATAATCGGGGCACATCTACAGAAATTAACCAG GTGGAACTCTACGACACTAATAATGAAGCTCAAGGAGGTTCCAAACGTTCTAAAAGGGTCTCTCAGATTCGTATTCGTAAGACTGTTCCCAAACCAGATAACAACCTTACTCCAATGGGACTTCCCAAACCAAAGAG GCTGAAGAAAAAGGAATTCAGTTTGGAGGAGATTTATACCAACAAGAATTACAAGTCTCCAACCCCTAACAG AAGCCTTGAGACTATATTTGAAGAACCGAAAGAGAAGAACGGCTCTTTGGTATGCATTGGTCATCAGAAACGAAAGCGAGTTCTAGACTTCCCAGATTTCACACTGCCTCGGAAACGCAAGGCTAAAACTAACCTGGGTCCGCTGCGTGTGAAGGGGCCTCGAGGAAGGGCTCGTAGGGGAAGACACGACGACGTTGACCTTGATGTATTGCTAATCGAGAAGCTCACAGAACTGGAGGACTACTTTTCCCGCCAAGGCCTGGAGGTTTAA